A region of the Peptococcaceae bacterium genome:
TAGTACATAAGGACAATGATGGAGGCAAGTATGCACCACAAAATAAGCGGGTCATATAGTTTCTCCATTTCTTTCATTTGCTTTTCGATTAGCTGCTCATCTTTTTTTACCAGCCCCAGCGCTTCTTTTCGCATTTGGCGAAGCCTTATCCAGTGCGTATTTAAAAAAGTGGTAAAATAAAACACCAGCGCGGGAAGAATGCCGGCAGCAATTATGTTGAGGTAACTGGTCCCCAGCAGTTCAGCCATGATGAAAGCCGCCGCTCCCATAATCGGAGGCATTATTGCTCCCCCGGTGGAAGCAACCGTTTCCACGCTCGCCGCATCTTCCGGTTTCATCCCTCTCATTTTCATCATGGGGATGGTAAACGTCCCGGTGCCGGCCACGTTCGCGATTGCGCTTCCAGAAAAAGACCCGAACATCATACTTGACACCGTGGCTACCTGCGGGAAAAACACCTCGTGTTTTCCAAGCAGTCTGATGAAAAATGCAATCATGCTTTCCAGTCCGCCAAAACCGCGAACTACCGCCGCAAAGATAACAAAAATACCTACGTACGTAGCCATTGCCTGGGTAAGCGGCCCCCAAATCCCCGCCAAATCCAGGCTAATAGAAGCCACAAACCTTACAAAACCAATTTTTCCAATCGTAAACGGTTGCGGCAAATACTGTCCAAAAGCCACCAATAAAAACGGCGAGCAAATCACTATGCCAAAAATCACTCCTAGGGTTTTAAACGCCAGGTAAATAACGAGGGGTATGGTAATGTATATAAAGAAATAGTCCAGTGTGGTGTAATTTGATACCCTGAATTGCATCATTTCGTAAATCTCCATCCAGTAATAAACGGCTGAGATGAACATTATTAGAGATATGGTCCAGATGATAATCGTTATCAAGCGGTTGTGCTTAATTTTCTTTTCGTTGTAATAGAGATTTAGCAGCGTTACAATCAGCGCTATTGGCAGTATAGTAGCAGTAAACTTGGCGCTTGTGCAAAAAAAGGTCAGTGCAAATAATATCGTGAAAACTGTTAAGGAACAACTTAAAATAGTTATTATTGTTTTCGCTTGATTATTGCTTATTCTTGCCATTGATTGTCTCCCCCCTCTTATAAGCGAATAAATCACACCTCACATAAAACCAGGGAGGAGCCTTCAATATGCCTTTCAACCAAACAACCGCCATATATTGAAGGCTCCTTCTGAATTGTTTACTGGTTTACTTCGCCTACGAGCCAGTTGTCATGCCACACTTTTTGCTCTTTCAGCCATTTGGCAAACCCCGGATGAATTGGTATGCCCGCCTTGGCCGCTACCTCGATATGCCTTTCCTGGACTCCCAGGGCATCCTCCGCCCAAATGCAGTGAGCCGGGTGTACCTCTCCAACCTCTTTTCTGTGTTCATAAAGAGCTACCATTATTTCGTAAACGGCCTGTTCCGGAAGGTCCGGTGAAAAGACCCAGTACGTTCCCAGGACCGGTGACCAGCTCGTCTCTGGTCCTTTCAGCTTTGTGGAAAACTTTTTCAGGCTCAATGGCGCTGCAGCTACTCCCTCCACCTTGCTGGCGATCAATTCAGCGTCTTCTTTAGAAAAGGGCACTACCTTCGCATCCAATCTCATCTCCAGTTCTGTCATCCATGAAGGAACGCCTACGCTGGACAGCACATATCCCCAAGTGGCGTCGATCATCCCATTCTTCAGGGCATCGCTGATCGCACTCATTTCCACATAAACCATTTGGACAGGTAAATCAAGCTTTTCATGAATCATCTTGGATACCACTTCAGTAACATATCCCGGCAGTGTGGGGCAAACCTTTTTTCCCTTCAGGTCCCATATGCTTTTCAAATCGTCCCTGTCCGCCCTTGCCAGCAACACATTCTGGTGTTCCCAAAGACAAGGACCAAGCAGCGCTTTATTTTGCTTGGGAATGGGGTCTTTGGCAAAATTTCCTGTATCTTTCCAGAGTTCTACCATCTGGGGAATGTTTGAATAGGTGCCTTCACCTTCGCGCGACTGGATCGCTCTAAAACCGGCATATGGCCCTGCTGACGGAATCGTAGTAACGTCCTTCCAGATTTCTGGTTTGTGGTTTCTGATAATTCCAGTTATTGCCGACATCGAAACATAGGTCATACCGGACTCGCCAGCAGAAAACATTCTAAGAGAATACGGTCCTGCCTGGGCTTTGGCCGGCTGTCCTTCTGATTTGGTTCCTTCCGGCCCTTTTGTACTGCATCCCGCAAAAAGCATTAGAATCACCGATAAAACTAAAATCAATGAAATCAGAGATAATCTGGATTTTCTCACCCTTTTATCCCCCTTTAAATTTGGATTTTTTTCTTTGTTTATTTAAATTTCATTTCTGCTATTTTTCATGTATCACTCCTTTCTGCCGTGTATCTCTCTTTCCATACATTTCTTACCATCCCCTTTTTACGCTATTTCATAATTATTTTTAAAACCATGAAATGTTTTTATCATAATACTTTTTATTTTATATACAATAGAGGTTGGTATTATGATAACACATAACAATTATTAAGACATTTTATATCCTACGCAAGTATCGTGCCAATCAGCAGCTCCCTTGATTTCGCTGCTTTCTCTGGATTACATGTTTTCAAATGTTGCAGTATTACCACATGCAAGCTGGCTGCCTTTATTTTGCCGAAGTTTATGCGTTTCCTCTTTGCAACGCTCGGCTGCGTCTTTGACGCCCGTACAAAAGCGGCGTAAAGTGTACTCCATAACTTTGCGCCGCTTTGTGAAACACGCCCGCGATTGAGGCAAACGATTTTGAATTTCGAGCATCGAAACTCGAAATTACTGCTTTAATTTCCGCCATAAAGTGGTGCGATCTATCCCTAGCATTTTGGCGATTTCCTGTTTTTCCAGGCCGCTTTCGATCAGGGTCTCAATCAGGTTCTTTTCAAAATGCAGCCCTATTTTTTTAATATCGAGACCCTTTATATCAATGGCGTTAATCTTTTGATTTTTTTGCGGGATCAAGTCCTCCATGTCTTTAACGCCTATTTCCTTTTTCTGCATTATCACCATGTTTTCCGCGACATTTTTTAATTCCCTGACATTGCCCGGCCAGTTGTAGGAAAGGAGTATTTCTTTAACCCCTTCGCTTATTTTAGGTACATTCAGCTTATACTCGCGGGCAATGGCGCTGACAAAGTGTTCCAGCAGCAGCAAAATATCCTTCTTTCTCTCTCTCAGCGGCGGGATAACCAGCTTCAAAACATTAAGCCTGTAATACAGGTCCTCCCTGAACTGCTGTTTTTTTACCAGATCGATGAGGGGTTGGTTGGTAGCCGCAATAACCCGGACATCTACGGGAATGATTTTGTCGTCCCCCAGCCGCATAACCTCTTTTTCCTCGATAACCCTTAACAGGCCCAGCTGCAGTTTGGTCGTTATCCCGCTGATCTCATCAAGGAAAATCGTCCCTCCGTGGGCCAGTTCAAAAACCCCCGCCTTCCCTTCTTTTTTGGCGCCAGTGAAAGCGCCTTCCGAATAGCCGAACAGCATGCTTTCAAGAAGGCTTTCGGTCAGCGCGGAACAGTTTATGGCCACAAAGGGGCCGTTTTTCCTTTTACTGTTGTTATGGATGCTTTGGGCTATCATCTCTTTGCCGCTTCCGGTTTCGCCTTCGATTAAAACAAATGAGTCAAAGCGGCTTATGGTCTTGGCTTTTTCAATTGTTTCCTTCATTTTGGGACTCTGATGAACTATATCGTCAAAAACAACTTTGGCCTGCAAGCCGCGTTTCCGCATCTTTTCCCTGAGTCCCTGTTCCAGCTCCTTTATTTTGGTGATGTCCTTCAGGGTGATTACGCAGCCGAAAGTATCGCCTTTATAAACAAGCGGCACCTTGTTTACCACAATCGTTTTCCTGTTAAGCTCAATTAATTCGTTTAATCTCTCCTCCGGTTTTTTCAACAGGTTCCTAATCTCATGCGGGCAAGACACATCCTCGAGTTTATGCCCTATCAAACCCCTGTTCTCCAGGTCCAGTATGTCGATGGCGTTGGTATTGCACACTGTTATCCTGCCTTGTTCGTCAGTCGACATGATTCCTTCAAACGTGTAGTTCATTATTGCCTGAAACAACGAACTTTTCTTTCTTTCCTGGCTTTTGATCTGCAGAACATTAGCCGCCTGTTTAAGCGCTTCTTTGACACTCTCCCTGCTGGATTCGATAATCACCCCCTTGAGCCCGTGTGACTCGGCCAGCTGGCAGGACCCAACCCCGCCCACAATACACCTGAATCCTTTGTCCTTGGCCGTTAATATTGCGGACTCAATGTCTTTTTTAGTATCACATACATACATTTCCAGGGAACTTTTAAAAATATGGCGAAGGTCATTTACCTGGGATATTTGCTGCAGCAGGTTGTTGTACCCGACCACACAAATCTTCTCTCCTAATTCTTCGGCCCGCAATATCGCCTTAATAATATCGAAGCCGGTAAGAGGAATATCAACAACCGATATATCGCTGCTGAGGCTCCTCAACGCTTCAGCAGTGCCACCCCTGGCGACAATCACCTCCACTTCTTCAAATTTTGCCAGTTCAAGCCCTTTTTCTACCAGGCCTTCGAATACCTGGACGTTCAGCCCCAAGTTTTTGGCCTCGAATTGAATATCTTCCACCATTTTGGGATACGGAGCAATAAAATAAATTGAAGTTTTCGGGTTAGTCGTTTGTTCCACAGCCCGAACACCTCCTTATTTCCAGGCGAATAGTTTTGTACCTCGGGAATAAAAAAGCTGCTGCCAACACAGCAACTCTTTATTGTCAGTCCACATGAACCGCAGAAGTTTCAGCCGCCCTCCATCAGGGGCAGCAGTAATATCTCTTCGCCGGGTGATATTTCTTTGTTCAGGGCTTCCCTGTGTTCCAGCAGCCTGCCGTTATAACAAACCATCAGTCCTTCCAGCTCCCTGTAAAGCGTTTCAATGCCTTCCTGCTCCCGGGCCAGCTCATAGAGTTTTTTTATGCTGACAGGACCTTCAACCCGCACGACAATTTGTTTTTTTCCGGCGCTAACACACAGCTCATCTACAAAATTAATTGTAACGCGCATATAAACCCTTCTCTGAAAATATACAGGTTTGGCAGTATTATTTTATCACGTTTTTTAAAAAAAATCAGCCGCCCGTTAATGCGTGACGAATTCGCACTCGTGGCTGCCGACATGGGAATAAAAAACTCCTTTTTCTATCCAGGACGGTTTAATAACCGGCTCTTTTGTCACCGTGGCCGTGACAAAGGCATCAGCGCCGGCGACAGCGTCAAGAGCCGATTCAACTGCCTCAATTTTTTTGCCGGTCCATTCCCCCATTTCCCTGGCAAACGCAGAAGCCCTGTTATTATCCAGTCGGAACGCAGCTGCCTCAATACTTCGCGGCATTCCAGTGCTCCGCCGGTCCTACCGGGGTGAAGAACGACAACCTGGTTTTCCTGTAACAGGCAGCAGAGCTGCTGCATAATCTCACGGTGAGCAAAAGCCGGAGTCACCACCATAATAAGCCTGGCCTGCCCCCGCCCCACTAATCCACGCGCCTCATCCTGCAGAAGCAAACAGTTCTTAATCTGGTCATCCGCACCGGGCATCATGTTCCCACCTTTTAACCGGAATCACCTGAATCTTTAACTAAAGTATAACAAAATTTAAAACACCAAAACATGATTTATAATTGCGACCAGACAGATTTACTCTGGATAGGAGAAAACCATGTTTGCCGGAGCAAGAATAATCAAGACAGGCCTGGCTGTTGCCCTGAGCCTGTTTATATGCGATTATTTCAACATTCAGCCGTCCCTTTTCGCCGGAGCCGCCACCGTGCTGAACATGCAGCCTTCGGTGGAGCTGAGCCTTTACAACGCCAAGGAACAGTTGCTGGTTCATTCCCTTTCCGTTTGCGTAGCCATCCTGCTGGGGCTGACCATCGGCACCAACCCCCTGAGCATGGGTATTGCGACCATTATCATCATCCAGTTGTGCCAGGTTTTCAAATGGCGGGGCGGCGTCTCCGCCGGAGTTATGGCCGCCATATTCGTCCTGGCTTCGCCTCATGCGGAGTTTCTCAACCACGCGCTGGTCCGGTCGCTGGCCATCTTTGTCGGGGTCAGCGTGGCCCTGGTGGTCAATTTGACGATTGCTCCTCCCCGGTATCGCCAGCCTTTGCAAAAAAAGCTGGTCGAGTTAAACATCCATGTTTCCCGGCTTTTTTATGAAGCCGTGCAGGCTTTCCTCCGCCTGTCGTTGCCCACGCCGGAGGAAAAGGAAGCCATGACCAAGAAAACAGAAGACCTCTTCCGGGGAAACCCAGCGCCTTTATGACCTGTACCGGTTCGACATCGGCCCTCATGCTGAAAAGCAGGAAAACAGGCAAGAGGCTGTCATCCGGTACTTTAACGAATACCTGGCCTATAACAAAGGGCTCTGGCAAAGAACGCGCGACGTACTCTTCCTACTTGAGTCTTGTTTCTATAAAGAAGGAAATAATCAGTATTTATCGAATTATCCCGACAGAGATATCTCGAAGGAGTGTCGAGGATGATTCGGGTGCAGATGCTCGGTCGCTTCGCTATTTACACACCGGATGGAGAGGTTAGCCTTCCCACCGCCAAGGTGCGTGCCCTGGCGGCCTACCTGTTCTGGCAGCAGGGACGCTGGGTTCGGCGCGAGTTGCTGCGAGGTATGCTCTGGGGGGATATTGGTGAAGAACGCGCGGCGGGGAATTTAAGGACCGCCCTTCATTTATTGCGACGTTCCCTTGCCGGTGTGGACGCTGGCAACGAGCTTCTGGAGGTGAGACGCGATATTGTAAGGATTTCTCCCCGCCCTGACTGCCAACTTGACGCCCATGAGTTTGAAAAAAAGGCCTGGGCTGGCTTGGAAAAAGACACGCTCGAGGTCGAGCACCTGATGGCGGCTGCTTATTTTTACCGGGGGGGATTTCTGGAGGACCTGGACGTAGAATGGTGTCTCCCAGAACGCCGGCGTCTTGCCGATTTACACCTTGCCGTACTACGTTCGCTGGTGGAGCGGCTGGTCGGGCTGAACCTTCACGAAGCTGCCGCATCCTATGCTTCCCGGTGGTTGGCTGTAGATCCGCTGGATGAAGCGGCACACCAGTCACTGATGCGCATTTATGCTGCCCTTGGCGAGCCGGGTCGGGTCGTGGAGCAGTATGAACAGTGCCGTCAGGCGCTGGAAAAAGAGCTGGGCATAGCCCCGAGCGAGTCCACCAGGCGCCTGCTGCAGGAACTATCCCCTGCGGTTAAGGAGCGGACGGAAAGGTCTCATCATAAATATACCAAACAACGCGCGCAGAGCAGCTTTCGTTTTTTATCCGCCCGTCAGACCTCGGATATTTTATCCGACGGGAAAAAGCTATCCCAAGACCCGTTGCGCAACGCCCGGCTGCTCCTGGTCTCCGGCGAGGCGTTAGCCTTGCTGGGGGAAACGGCGGGCGGAATCAAATCACTGGAAAAAGCCCTCACCCTCTACGAACGATATAGCGGCCCGGCTGCCAGGGCCCGCCTAATACTGGGGGAAGCGCTGATCTGGCTTTCCATTCCTCTTACTCCCAAAATGGAAAGCTCGTTTCGCGAAAAAGGGCTCCGCTACATCGAGCAAGCCCTGGAATATTACCGTGTCAACGGCCCCCCTGCGGATCTGGGGCGCGCCCTGCAGTTGGGTTCTCAGGCTTGCTGGGTAGTTGGCCTGAACAGCCGGGCTGTTGCGCTGGCCGAAGAAGGTCTGGCCTTGGTCACAGCTCTTGGCGATCGGGAGGCGGAAGCTCGCCTGGCAGCCCTACTGGCCATGTCGCTTCGCGAGAAATATCGCCTGGCTGAAGCGCTGGCAGCTTTTGACCGCGCTGTCAAGAACGTGCCGTACATGAGCACTCCCTGGGAAGTGCTCTGGATTATTTTCCAGCGGGGTATCCTTTCCTACATTATTGGCGACCTGGCAAAGGCAGAATCCTTCCTGCGTGAAGCTCTGGCGCTCTGCCGGATGACAGCCTTTCCTTCGCTGATGATCAAGATTGGTGAATGTATGACACGCTCCATGATGATCGTACTCCTCCACTACCAGGACAAACCCGGGAAAATGGACGAATTTCTCAAACCGGAAATGGGTAAATACAACCCGGAACCCTTCATCTATTTAAATCAGTTGTTTGCCGCGGGGGAGGACCGACGGTCCCTTTTGCCCGGGGTGGAAGGATGGTTGCGAGCACGCATGTTCAGGCTGCCTAGCCCCATGATCGCCTGCACCATCCGCTGTGTGGCAGAGGAAATGCTGGCGGCGGGTCTGTTTAAAGAGGCAGCCCGCTGGGCTGGAGTGGGAGTGCGCCTGGCCAGGGTTCGTGAATGGGGCGCTATTGAGGCGTTATTTTATAGCCACCGGGCTGTGGCCTTGCTCAAACTGGGACGATCCGGCGCGGCGGAGGTCTGCAGGCGGCGAGCTTCAGAAATGGCTGATCCGATTGATCGGTGGGTTCCAGCTTGGCTGGCCCGGGTCGACGGTTTAATGGCCTTACGGCAAGGCGACAAGGCAGCATCTAAACGGCACCTGACGCGGAGCAGGCGCCTTTTTCTACAGAACGGCAGCCGCTACGATGCCCGGCAGGTGGAAAATGACCTGAAGAGGATTTAAAATAAAAAGAATATCAACAAAAAATGTCAACAAATACGAATAAACCCCTGGGAACATCCAAAAGGCGGGGCCTGCTTTTTTTATGCTTTTTAACGATTTTTAAACGATACATTGATATCTTAAAGGCATAATTGGCTGTATTACTTTTCCAGATGAGGTCGTACTTGCCGGTAATGAGAGTGGGGGCTTATTATTTTAGCCATCCCTGATGTTCCCGTTCTGGCATCTCCCGGCGGGACTGGTCCATTGGCCGCAGGTAGTCCCACACCGTCGGCCGGAACTGAATCCGAAGCAGCAGGTATTTAATCACACGCATGTTCCAGGGAGCTGGATTGCCGCTGGTAGTTGTCGGCCTGATCACCAGTATGGGCGCCAGGAGGAGGTGATGACAATGAAAAGAGTATTGGTTTTTTTGATTGTGCTGTTCGTGGTTATGTTCTGCCTGGTAGCTGCCGGTTGCGGCGGGGGTGGGCAGCAAAATGCCGGGCAACAAGCCACAAAACAGCCGGCTGCGCAAGAAAAGGCCGGTCAGCCGGCAAAAGAAGGGTCGGTAGCCGAGTTGTTCGCAAAAGGTCAAAAGGCAAGAGGAATGTCTTATGAGTATGTTTTAACCGCTTCCGCCGGGGTGATGAAGGGGAAGGTGTGGCTGCAGGGCAACCGGATTAAGACGGACGCGACCGTTGCCGGAAAGCGAATGATCAGCTTTTTTGATGGGGACACAAATACCATTGTCACTTATTATCCGGACCAAAACAAAGCTGTTAAACTATCCGCTGATAAGCAGCCGAAAACGGTCCTGACCCCCGGTGAGTATACAGGCGGTGTTGACCCGGATAAGGTGAAAGTCCTGGAAACCGTTGACTATGAGGGCGTTCGTTGCCGGGTGGTGGCAGTCTCCGGGGCAGGCAACGGGGAAGAGGTGCGCATGTGGGTACGTGAGGACTACGGTCTGCCTGTGCGGGTAGAAGTCGCTTCCGCTGCCGGCGGAAAAACGGTAATGGAGTACAAGAATCTGCAGGTGGGGCCCCTGCCGCCTGATACTTTCGAGCTACCTTCAGGCATAGAAGTGATGGACATCAATAAGATGATGGAACAGCTTCCCTCACGCCCGCTGGGACCTGTGAAGCAGCCTTGAGGTTTTAAGCATCCGGAATTATTAAGGAAGAAAAATGAATATGATTTGGAATAAGGGAAAAAGTCATATGTGTTAATGCTGCAACAGAAGTGGTTTATAAATATATTTATTAAATAAGAAATAAGGAGAGTAAGGGCATGGGAAATCGTTTGTTTGCGGCGATTATCTTATTATCTGTACTGATCTCCGCAGTATTCTGTGGTTGCGGCG
Encoded here:
- a CDS encoding TRAP transporter fused permease subunit, whose protein sequence is MARISNNQAKTIITILSCSLTVFTILFALTFFCTSAKFTATILPIALIVTLLNLYYNEKKIKHNRLITIIIWTISLIMFISAVYYWMEIYEMMQFRVSNYTTLDYFFIYITIPLVIYLAFKTLGVIFGIVICSPFLLVAFGQYLPQPFTIGKIGFVRFVASISLDLAGIWGPLTQAMATYVGIFVIFAAVVRGFGGLESMIAFFIRLLGKHEVFFPQVATVSSMMFGSFSGSAIANVAGTGTFTIPMMKMRGMKPEDAASVETVASTGGAIMPPIMGAAAFIMAELLGTSYLNIIAAGILPALVFYFTTFLNTHWIRLRQMRKEALGLVKKDEQLIEKQMKEMEKLYDPLILWCILASIIVLMYYLLTGASILVAGVNTIVSFYIFYLLKLFIPLLVSYIKNPQGGDVWAKSKENLKGFIKGGINALNEAGKSVSEVILLGAALGIISSTLLRTGLLYKLGAELVRVAHGEPYLLLLVTVVLCVLLGMAVSGLATYLLVASIVVIAFRQIGIDPLTAHFIVFYGSALAPITPPIAPACAIAAKLAQGSFVKSAVTSLKMAQGLILMPLVFLNFPSILRLDYVVFLFMLSAMFLISMGLFVEFRGMKKIPNILLVALGLSMMVYQYPLHVNIVLSAAAFLLVVAGIRKLGVFKFKDISEKKEL
- a CDS encoding ABC transporter substrate-binding protein, producing MRKSRLSLISLILVLSVILMLFAGCSTKGPEGTKSEGQPAKAQAGPYSLRMFSAGESGMTYVSMSAITGIIRNHKPEIWKDVTTIPSAGPYAGFRAIQSREGEGTYSNIPQMVELWKDTGNFAKDPIPKQNKALLGPCLWEHQNVLLARADRDDLKSIWDLKGKKVCPTLPGYVTEVVSKMIHEKLDLPVQMVYVEMSAISDALKNGMIDATWGYVLSSVGVPSWMTELEMRLDAKVVPFSKEDAELIASKVEGVAAAPLSLKKFSTKLKGPETSWSPVLGTYWVFSPDLPEQAVYEIMVALYEHRKEVGEVHPAHCIWAEDALGVQERHIEVAAKAGIPIHPGFAKWLKEQKVWHDNWLVGEVNQ
- a CDS encoding sigma 54-interacting transcriptional regulator, yielding MEQTTNPKTSIYFIAPYPKMVEDIQFEAKNLGLNVQVFEGLVEKGLELAKFEEVEVIVARGGTAEALRSLSSDISVVDIPLTGFDIIKAILRAEELGEKICVVGYNNLLQQISQVNDLRHIFKSSLEMYVCDTKKDIESAILTAKDKGFRCIVGGVGSCQLAESHGLKGVIIESSRESVKEALKQAANVLQIKSQERKKSSLFQAIMNYTFEGIMSTDEQGRITVCNTNAIDILDLENRGLIGHKLEDVSCPHEIRNLLKKPEERLNELIELNRKTIVVNKVPLVYKGDTFGCVITLKDITKIKELEQGLREKMRKRGLQAKVVFDDIVHQSPKMKETIEKAKTISRFDSFVLIEGETGSGKEMIAQSIHNNSKRKNGPFVAINCSALTESLLESMLFGYSEGAFTGAKKEGKAGVFELAHGGTIFLDEISGITTKLQLGLLRVIEEKEVMRLGDDKIIPVDVRVIAATNQPLIDLVKKQQFREDLYYRLNVLKLVIPPLRERKKDILLLLEHFVSAIAREYKLNVPKISEGVKEILLSYNWPGNVRELKNVAENMVIMQKKEIGVKDMEDLIPQKNQKINAIDIKGLDIKKIGLHFEKNLIETLIESGLEKQEIAKMLGIDRTTLWRKLKQ
- a CDS encoding MoaD/ThiS family protein, with the translated sequence MRVTINFVDELCVSAGKKQIVVRVEGPVSIKKLYELAREQEGIETLYRELEGLMVCYNGRLLEHREALNKEISPGEEILLLPLMEGG
- a CDS encoding aromatic acid exporter family protein, whose amino-acid sequence is MFAGARIIKTGLAVALSLFICDYFNIQPSLFAGAATVLNMQPSVELSLYNAKEQLLVHSLSVCVAILLGLTIGTNPLSMGIATIIIIQLCQVFKWRGGVSAGVMAAIFVLASPHAEFLNHALVRSLAIFVGVSVALVVNLTIAPPRYRQPLQKKLVELNIHVSRLFYEAVQAFLRLSLPTPEEKEAMTKKTEDLFRGNPAPL